The Constrictibacter sp. MBR-5 DNA segment ATACGAACTGGCCGCCGACGATATGGCTCGGCTTGCCCGGCTCGCCGGTGTCGAGATCGCCAGCTTCAACACGCCGATCGGCAACCGTGCCGCCGGCGAGGTCGGCATCGCGTCGTTGCCCCGTCGCGAGGCGGATTTTCGCCAGCATGTCGTGCTGGCACGGGACTACGCGACGGCCGTGCGCTGCCGGAACGTCAACGTGCTGGTCGGAGTCTGCTTGGACGGCGGCAATAAAGACCGCTGCATCAATGTCTTGTACGACAATCTCTACTACGCCGCTTCGGAACTGCAGGCCGCCGGCATCCGGCTCACGATCGAGCCCATGAACACGACCGACCGTCCAGGCTACCTGATCAACACGCTGGACGAAGCGTCGGCCGTGATCGACCGCATCGGCCACCCCAACCTGAAGATCGAGGCCGATCTCTATCACATGGCGATGATGGAGGAGGACATCCCGGCCTCGTTGCGCCGCAACCTGCACAACATCGGGCACGTGCAGTTCGCCGACTGGCCGGGTCGCCACGAACCGGGCACCGGCGCGTTGGACCTCCCGGCGATCGTCGCTCTTCTGGAGGCGGGAGGGTACGGTAGCTGGTTCAGTGCCGAATATGTCCCGAGCGAGACGACGGAGAGGACCCTGTCTTGGTACGAGCCCTGGCGATCCGCCGCGACATGACCGGGCGCGCGGCGCGAAGGCTTTTGGCTTTCGGGCTGATGCTGGTCATTGCCTGCATGTGGGGCCGCAGCGCCGATGCCCGGGACCGACTGGTGGTCGGCATCACGCAGTACCCGTCGACGTTTCACCCCAACATCGATTCGATGCTCGCCAAGAGCTACGTTCTCGGCCTGGCCCGCCGGCCGGTCACCGTCTACGACCCGTCCTGGGAACTGGTCTGCATGCTGTGCACGACCCTTCCGACGATCGAGAACGGCGGCGCGAAACGCGAGCAGCGTGCCGACGGCGGGGAGGGAATCGCGGTCACCTATACGCTTCAGCCGGAGGCGCGCTGGGGCGACGGCACGCCCGTTTCGACGA contains these protein-coding regions:
- a CDS encoding TIM barrel protein, whose product is MTRFSANISMMFTERPLRERFAAAGAAGFPGVEIQFPYELAADDMARLARLAGVEIASFNTPIGNRAAGEVGIASLPRREADFRQHVVLARDYATAVRCRNVNVLVGVCLDGGNKDRCINVLYDNLYYAASELQAAGIRLTIEPMNTTDRPGYLINTLDEASAVIDRIGHPNLKIEADLYHMAMMEEDIPASLRRNLHNIGHVQFADWPGRHEPGTGALDLPAIVALLEAGGYGSWFSAEYVPSETTERTLSWYEPWRSAAT